In Anseongella ginsenosidimutans, one genomic interval encodes:
- a CDS encoding ATP-binding protein, giving the protein MKTPTNPFVLSGYYGKKWFCDREEELTILMKHLQNERNVVLYSWRRMGKTALIRRIFEEAKRHNETESVYVDLLATQDLKEAVRAWRPKQRKYGPERSSKKGTCYSGKWSLLRS; this is encoded by the coding sequence ATGAAAACACCCACTAATCCATTTGTCCTTAGCGGATATTACGGTAAAAAATGGTTTTGCGATCGCGAAGAGGAACTGACTATATTGATGAAACACTTGCAAAATGAACGAAACGTAGTCTTGTATTCATGGAGGAGAATGGGAAAGACAGCACTTATTCGTCGTATTTTTGAAGAAGCAAAACGCCACAACGAAACCGAATCTGTTTATGTAGATCTATTAGCCACACAGGATCTAAAAGAAGCAGTCCGCGCTTGGCGCCCCAAGCAGCGTAAGTACGGCCCTGAACGCTCTTCAAAAAAAGGAACTTGTTATTCAGGAAAATGGTCATTACTTCGTTCATGA
- a CDS encoding phosphoadenylyl-sulfate reductase, with amino-acid sequence MDLSGLKKKIEGLSAEEALGAFAEEFPGKIVFSTSFGWEDQVITHMIFKNDLPIRVFTLDTGRMFNETYHVWNRTIDRYKKPIEVYSPQAADVEKLMTEKGPYSFYESIENRKECCAIRKVEPLNRALKGQQCWITGIRGEQSANRTTMENPEWDAGHELVKYHPLFSWTLEEVKEYVRRFNIPYNPLHDKGFPSIGCQPCTRAVLEGEDFRAGRWWWEHASRKECGLHV; translated from the coding sequence ATGGATTTATCAGGATTGAAGAAAAAGATAGAAGGCCTTTCCGCCGAGGAAGCCTTAGGCGCTTTTGCGGAAGAATTTCCGGGCAAAATAGTATTCTCTACCAGCTTCGGCTGGGAAGACCAGGTGATCACGCACATGATCTTTAAAAACGATCTTCCCATCCGGGTATTTACCCTGGATACAGGCCGCATGTTCAATGAAACCTATCATGTATGGAACCGTACCATTGACAGGTACAAGAAACCCATAGAGGTGTATTCGCCCCAGGCGGCGGACGTGGAGAAGCTAATGACCGAAAAAGGACCCTACAGCTTCTATGAGTCCATAGAGAACCGCAAAGAATGCTGCGCTATCCGTAAGGTTGAGCCCCTCAACCGTGCCCTGAAAGGCCAGCAATGCTGGATCACTGGTATCCGCGGCGAACAATCCGCCAACCGGACCACCATGGAAAATCCCGAATGGGACGCCGGCCATGAACTGGTTAAATACCATCCGCTTTTCAGCTGGACATTGGAAGAGGTAAAAGAATACGTAAGGCGCTTCAACATTCCCTATAACCCGCTTCACGATAAGGGCTTCCCCAGCATCGGCTGCCAGCCCTGCACACGGGCCGTCCTGGAAGGAGAAGATTTCCGCGCGGGCCGCTGGTGGTGGGAACACGCCTCCCGTAAGGAATGCGGGCTGCATGTTTGA
- a CDS encoding trans-sulfuration enzyme family protein has protein sequence MKDQSKLVRIQAERSDNREHSVPLYLTSSFIFDNAEQGRALFAEEEQGNIYSRYSNPNTSEFIEKIRALEGAEAGLAFASGMAAVFASIAGLLSAGDHVVSCRSIFGSTHQLFTRLFPRWGITHTYVDASRPEDWEKAIRENTKMIFLETPSNPGLELIDLEWVGKLAKKHGLILNVDNCFATPYLQKPIHYGADIVSHSATKYMDGQGRVLGGILVGRQDLIDQLMFFIRHTGPAMSAFNAWTVSKSLETLGVRMDRHCSSALRIAEILEAHPEVESVRYPFLPSHPQYELAKKQMKHGGGIITFVIKGGYQRARRFLDSLEMTLLTSNLGDTRTIATHPASTTHSKLTPEERVAIAIEEGSIRISVGLEDVEDIIADLTGALEKSSIQAQGVK, from the coding sequence ATGAAAGACCAATCAAAACTTGTACGGATCCAGGCTGAACGGTCGGACAACCGGGAACATTCCGTTCCGCTATACCTTACCTCCAGCTTTATTTTTGATAATGCGGAACAAGGCCGCGCCCTGTTTGCCGAAGAGGAGCAGGGGAATATTTATTCCCGGTATTCCAACCCGAATACCAGCGAATTCATTGAAAAGATACGCGCCCTGGAAGGGGCCGAAGCCGGGCTTGCTTTCGCTTCCGGAATGGCCGCGGTATTTGCTTCTATTGCCGGCCTGTTAAGCGCCGGCGACCATGTGGTTTCCTGCCGTTCCATTTTCGGTTCCACCCACCAGCTGTTTACCCGCCTTTTCCCCCGTTGGGGCATCACCCATACCTACGTAGATGCCTCCCGTCCGGAAGACTGGGAAAAAGCCATCCGGGAAAACACGAAGATGATCTTCCTGGAGACGCCTTCCAATCCTGGCCTGGAACTGATAGATTTGGAATGGGTAGGAAAGCTGGCAAAAAAGCACGGCCTTATCCTGAACGTGGATAACTGCTTTGCCACTCCCTACCTCCAGAAACCCATACACTACGGCGCTGATATTGTAAGTCATTCGGCTACTAAATATATGGACGGCCAGGGCCGAGTGCTGGGGGGCATCCTGGTAGGCCGGCAGGATCTGATCGATCAGCTGATGTTCTTTATCCGGCATACGGGCCCTGCCATGTCCGCTTTCAATGCCTGGACGGTTTCCAAAAGCCTGGAAACCCTGGGCGTGCGGATGGACCGGCATTGCAGCAGCGCCCTCAGGATCGCGGAGATCCTGGAAGCCCACCCCGAAGTAGAAAGCGTACGCTATCCCTTCCTGCCTTCGCATCCGCAATATGAGCTTGCGAAAAAGCAAATGAAGCATGGCGGCGGAATTATTACGTTCGTCATCAAAGGCGGTTACCAGCGGGCCCGGCGTTTTTTAGACTCGCTGGAAATGACCCTGCTTACCTCCAACCTCGGCGATACGCGGACAATTGCAACGCATCCGGCCTCCACCACGCATTCAAAATTAACGCCGGAGGAAAGAGTTGCTATTGCTATTGAGGAGGGCTCCATCCGTATATCCGTAGGCTTGGAAGACGTGGAAGATATTATCGCCGACTTAACCGGCGCCCTGGAAAAGTCTTCAATACAGGCTCAGGGAGTTAAATAG